A window from Betta splendens chromosome 1, fBetSpl5.4, whole genome shotgun sequence encodes these proteins:
- the slc43a3a gene encoding solute carrier family 43 member 3a, translating to MQGTKLLYTLTLVSGMLECLCFAGAVFGYASLVFVLKEDGYFSQGCVSIPGTNSTLNSTDCTKQDVNFSLVFTLAAFLNSFSTSVNGYIFDRFGTMATRLLGISLYTIGTLLVAFSSPAYSELLFPALSCISVGGIQLLLTNMQVGNLFAAHRSTVITVYNGAFDSSAAVFFIIKVLFEQGISLFSSFIFMSLCSIIHLIRTFLLLPRSHIPYPLTPRYTYGLSCEKVSICNVKQFIKRRGREMTAPQESTAPPAPEAKAENQEGAVNNMRSFRSCVLSRFFLCQLVWLAVMELRHYLFIATLNPTLNRLANSDQELVSQYTNAFALTQLCGVLCAPWNGLIMDRHKGKPLAPGVSDREADLRSSILSLLLTSLMCLMFSVCASIPVLPLQYFTFVLQVLNRSFLYGGNAAFISIAFPTYHFGKLYGLMITMSSIICLVQYPYFALVNGPLKGDPLLVNIVLSLFTLLVFIHPIYIFIHCRKLARTRLESSQSEATGGSILAEAKL from the exons ATGCAGGGAACCAAGCTGCTCTACACACTGACTCTGGTCTCTGGGATGCTGGAGTGCCTGTGCTTTGCCGGAGCAGTGTTTGGTTATGCCTCTctggtgtttgtgctgaagGAGGACGGCTACTTCAGCCAGGGCTGTGTCAGCATCCCAGGAACCAACAGCACCCTGAACAGCACAG ATTGTACTAAACAAGATGTGAACTTCTCTCTGGTCTTCACTTTGGCTGCATTCCTCAACAGCTTCTCGACTTCAGTGAACGGCTATATTTTTGATCGATTTGGCACCATGGCAACTAGATTGCTGGGAAT ATCTTTGTACACTATTGGAACCCTCCTTGTGGCCTTTTCTAGTCCAG CTTATTCAGAGCTGCTCTTTCCTGCTTTGTCCTGCATCTCCGTGGGGGGGATTCAGCTCCTTCTAACCAACATGCAG GTGGGGAATCTATTTGCTGCTCACCGCTCGACCGTCATCACTGTCTACAACGGCGCCTTTGactcctctgcagctgtgttcTTCATCATCAAG gtTTTGTTTGAGCAGGGaatctctctcttctcctctttcatttTTATGTCACTCTGCAGCATCATTCACCTCATAAGGACCTTCCTGCTGTTGCCAAGAAGCCACATCCCGTACCCTCTGACCCCGCGCTACACCTATGG ACTCAGTTGTGAAAAGGTCAGCATCTGCAATGTGAAGCAGTTTATTAAGAGGAGGGGCCGTGAGATGACAGCTCCACAGGAATCCACCGCACCACCAGCACCTGAGGCAAAGGCAGAAAACCAAGAAGGTGCAGTGAATAACA TGAGGAGCTTCCGGAGCTGTGTGCTGTCCAGGTTCTTCCTGTGCCAGCTGGTGTGGTTGGCTGTAATGGAGCTGCGACACTACCTCTTCATTGCCACACTAAACCCTACACTGAACCGACTGGCCAACAGTGACCAAGAGCTGG TGAGTCAGTACACCAACGCCTTCGCGCTGACCCAGCTGTGTGGAGTGCTGTGTGCGCCCTGGAACGGACTCATCATGGACAGACACAAGGGGAAGCCTCTGGCTCCTG GGGTGAGTGACCGTGAGGCGGACCTgcgctcctccatcctctctctgctcctgacGTCCCTCATGTGCCTGATGTTCTCTGTCTGCGCCTCCATCCCTGTGCTCCCTCTGCAGTATTTCACCTTTGTCCTGCAAGTCCTCAATCGCTCTTTCCTCTATGGTGGAAATGCAGCCTTCATTAGCATTGC GTTTCCAACCTACCACTTTGGGAAGCTGTATGGTCTGATGATTACCATGTCTTCTATCATCTGTTTGGTGCAATACCCCTACTTCGCCCTGGTCAATGGACCTCTAAAGGGAGACCCTTTACTT GTGAACATTGTGCTGAGTCTCTTCACTCTGCTGGTCTTTATCCATCCCATCTACATcttcatccactgcaggaaACTTGCACGCACCAGGCTAGAGAGCTCCCAGTCTGAGGCCACTGGAGGTTCCATACTGGCTGAAGCCAAGTtgtaa